One window from the genome of Clarias gariepinus isolate MV-2021 ecotype Netherlands chromosome 15, CGAR_prim_01v2, whole genome shotgun sequence encodes:
- the LOC128543001 gene encoding vitellogenin: MRAVVLALTLALVASHQTNLDPEFAAGKTFVYKYEGFLLGGLPQEGLVKAGVKVSCKVLISSVAQNTFLLKLQDPQLFEYTGIWPKDNFTPAPKLTSALNAQLVTPIKFEYANGVVGKIFAPSRVSATVMNLHRGILNILQLNLKNTQNVYELHEAGPQGVCKTHYMISEDEKTHQIAVRKSKDLTNCHERVIKDIGLSYTETCVECQQRLKSLTGTATFSYIMKPTEKGALVSEAVVEEVHQFSLFDTETGAAQMKAKQMLNLLEVQNAPTAAAAGEYLARGSLQYEFATEILQTPIQLLKINNAQAQITEVLQHLVENNAATVHKDAPLKFVQLVQLMRVATRENIEAIWGQCKNKPTHRRWILDALPVVGTTAALRFIKEKFQANELTVPELTQALLVALHMVTANQDSIQLTASLALDPKVKTIPVLRDMIMFGYGSMVARYCEEQPACSPDLLRPIHESAAQAISKADAPEITLALKVLGNAGHPASLKTIMKLLPGFGSAAANIPMNVQIDAILALRNIAKKEPKLVQPVALQLFMDKSLHPELRMVSCIVLFETKPSVALMATLAGALERETNMHVVSFAYSHIKSLTRSMAPDYMHVAAAANVAIRMLSPKLDRLSYYFSRATHFDIYISPLMVGAAGSAYWINDASTILPRAIVTKARAYLAGAAADVIEVGLRTEGLQEALLKTPAADQNADRATKIQRTIKALMDWKSLSTKQPLASIFVRVFGQEIAFANFDKNFMDKIIDRAAQIATGRQARELMKETVKALQKGIAYQYAMPLMAAEMRRILPSSLGVPVEFSHYTAAVAAASLNVQVKTTPSLPEHPETLTLDQLMKTDIQLQAEVRPSISLQTFAVMGVNTALIQAAVMARGKLHTVVPGKLAIRADLPKGNVKLELLPAAAVPGHIVDVSLETVAVSRNIENLPNEKVVSLAPPVPADAAQRRSASVHKSMCGVTPYVNIKGCIEVSSQNAGFMGSNPLYSIVGQHSARISVARGDGPALERLEFEVQVGPKAAEKIRKEISAGNDAHSKESNILLKLRKILEGGVRNRNSSSSSSSSSVSNSKSGSSSSSSKSGSNSKSSSSSSRNGSKSRSGSKSRSSSNSRSGSKSRSSSSSSRQDSSRVQVTNINLYGQFRKFHKNQYLTSQGRSNANSSSSMEAMRRQANLLGDKVPPAFAIIARAVRADRKLGYQIAGYLDKSTPRVQFVFASISASDKWKICADAILPSKHKIAARFAIGEQCQEYSVTVKAETGLHESHPAARFEFEWNRVPGILTIALPSYKRVREYISIVAPLAGVDAQRANNKEKEISLIVSLPTQKSLNILLRIPEITLSKQDLFLSDALPIEKDGTIPALKNMDIRVIIQNWINDNRKN; encoded by the exons ATGAGAGCTGTAGTGCTTGCCTTGACTCTGGCCCTTGTGG CGAGTCACCAGACTAATCTCG ATCCAGAGTTTGCTGCGGGTAAGACCTTTGTATACAAGTATGAGGGTTTTCTTTTGGGTGGACTGCCTCAAGAAGGTCTGGTCAAAGCTGGTGTCAAAGTCAGCTGCAAGGTTCTCATCAGTTCTGTAGCCCAGAATACTTTCCTCCTGaag CTCCAGGATCCTCAACTCTTTGAGTACACTGGCATCTGGCCCAAGGATAATTTTACTCCTGCTCCAAAGCTCACCTCAGCACTGAATGCTCAACTTGTAACACCCATCAAATTTGAGTATGCTAATGGTGTTGTAGGTAAGATATTTGCCCCCTCTAGAGTCTCTGCCACTGTCATGAATCTGCACAGAGGTATCCTCAATATCCTTCAGCTCAACCTTAAGAACACACAGAATGTTTACGAGCTGCATGAG GCTGGACCTCAAGGAGTCTGCAAGACCCACTACATGATCAGTGAGGATGAAAAGACCCATCAGATTGCTGTGAGAAAGTCCAAAGACCTGACCAACTGCCATGAAAGAGTCATTAAGGATATTGGGTTGTCTTACACTGAAACCTGTGTTGAGTGCCAGCAG AGGCTCAAGAGTCTGACTGGTACGGCAACATTCAGCTACATCATGAAGCCCACTGAAAAAGGTGCCCTGGTTTCTGAAGCCGTAGTTGAAGAGGTCCATCAGTTTTCACTCTTTGATACAGAAACTGGAGCAGCTCAAATGAAAGCCAA gcAAATGTTGAATTTACTGGAAGTGCAGAATGCCCCAACTGCTGCCGCTGCAGGTGAATACCTGGCCCGTGGATCCCTGCAGTATGAATTTGCTACAGAGATTCTTCAAACTCCAATTCAACTTCTGAAGATCAATAATGCACAGGCTCAA ATTACAGAGGTCTTGCAGCATCTGGTTGAAAATAACGCGGCTACTGTTCATAAGGACGCTCCATTGAAATTTGTCCAGCTTGTGCAGCTCATGCGTGTAGCTACCAGGGAAAATATTGAAGCCATCTGGGGTCAATGCAAGAACAAACCTACTCATAG ACGATGGATTTTGGATGCACTTCCTGTTGTGGGAacaacagcagctctgagaTTCATCAAGGAGAAGTTTCAAGCTAATGAGCTTACTGTCCCTGAACTCACTCAGGCCCTTTTGGTTGCTTTGCACATGGTCACTGCTAATCAAGATTCCATCCAACTCACTGCT AGTCTGGCTTTGGACCCCAAAGTCAAGACTATTCCAGTGCTGCGTGATATGATCATGTTTGGCTATGGATCCATGGTTGCCAGATACTGTGAAGAACAGCCTGCATGTTCTCCTGATCTCTTGAGA CCTATCCATGAGAGTGCAGCTCAAGCTATTTCCAAGGCTGATGCTCCTGAAATCACACTGGCTCTTAAAGTTCTAGGCAATGCTGGCCACCCTGCCAGCCTTAAAACCATCATGAAACTCCTGCCTGGATTTGGAAGTGCTGCTGCAAACATTCCTATGAATGTACAGATTGATGCCATCCTGGCTCTTAGGAATATTGCCAAGAAGGAACCAAAATTG gTTCAGCCAGTAGCATTGCAACTTTTCATGGACAAGTCACTTCATCCTGAACTGCGCATGGTGTCCTGTATTGTGCTGTTTGAGACCAAGCCATCAGTAGCCCTTATGGCCACTCTTGCAGGAGCTTTGGAAAGGGAGACCAACATGCATGTTGTCAGTTTTGCTTATTCTCACATCAAGTCTCTAACCAGAAGCATGGCCCCTGATTATATGCATGT AGCTGCTGCAGCAAATGTTGCCATTAGAATGCTGAGCCCCAAACTGGACAGACTGAGCTATTATTTTAGCAGAGCCACTCATTTTGACATCTACATCT ctcctcttaTGGTTGGTGCTGCTGGTAGTGCTTATTGGATCAATGATGCTTCCACCATCTTACCCAGAGCTATAGTGACTAAAGCACGAGCCTACCTGGCTGGAGCTGCTGCTGATGTTATTGAG GTTGGCTTGAGAACTGAAGGACTCCAGGAAGCTCTGCTGAAAACCCCTGCTGCAGATCAAAATGCTGATCGGGCCACTAAAATTCAGCGCACCATTAAGGCT CTGATGGACTGGAAGTCTTTGTCAACCAAACAACCACTGGCTTCCATCTTTGTCAGAGTTTTCGGACAGGAAATTGCTTTTGCCAACTTTGACAAAAACTTCATGGACAAAATCATTGATCGAGCAGCACAA ATTGCTACTGGACGTCAAGCTCGTGAACTGATGAAGGAGACTGTTAAGGCATTGCAGAAAGGCATTGCCTACCAGTATGCCATGCCCCTCATGGCAGCTGAGATGCGCCGCATTCTGCCCAGTTCTCTCGGTGTGCCAGTGGAGTTTTCACATTACACCGCTGCCGTTGCTGCTGCATCTCTAAATG TTCAAGTTAAGACGACACCCTCTTTACCTGAGCATCCAGAGACTCTCACTCTTGATCAGTTGATGAAGACTGATATACAGTTGCAAGCTGAAGTCAGGCCAAG CATTTCTCTCCAGACATTTGCTGTGATGGGAGTGAACACTGCCTTAATTCAGGCTGCTGTTATGGCCAGAGGAAAGTTACACACTGTTGTTCCAGGAAAACTGGCTATAAGAGCTGATCTTCCAAAAGGCAATGTAAAGCTGGAGCTTCTACCTGCCGCCGCTGTTCCAGGTCATATTGTTGATGTCAG CCTTGAGACTGTTGCTGTGTCCAGAAATATTGAGAACCTTCCAAATGAGAAAGTAGTGTCTCTGGCACCTCCAGTGCCCGCTGATGCTGCACAGAGAAGGTCTGCTTCAGTTCACAAGTCCATGTGTGGTGTTACTCCCTATGTTAACATCAAAGGATGTATCGAGGTTTCTTCCCAGAATGCTGGATTTATGGGGTCAAATCCTCTGTACAGTATTGTTGGGCAACATTCAGCTCGAATTTCAGTGGCAAGAG GTGATGGTCCTGCATTAGAAAGACTTGAGTTTGAGGTACAAGTTGGACCTAaggcagctgaaaagattcggaAAGAAATCAGTGCTGGTAATGATGCTCATTCTAAAGAAAGCAACATCCTTTTGAAACTGAGGAAAATTCTGGAGGGTGGAGTAAGGAATAGAAACTCCAGCTCTAGCAGCTCCTCATCCTCTGTAAGCAACAGCAAGAGtggtagcagcagcagcagcagcaaaagTGGCAGCAACAGCAAGAGttccagcagcagcagtagaAATGGTAGCAAAAGCAGGAGTGGCAGTAAAAGTAGGAGTAGCAGCAACAGCAGGAGTGGCAGTAAAAGTAGGAGTAGCAGCAGCTCATCCAGGCAGGATTCTTCCAGGGTTCAAGTGACA AATATTAACTTATATGGTCAGTTCAGGAAGTTCCATAAGAATCAG TACTTGACCTCACAGGGTAGGTCAAATGCCAACAGTTCATCTAGCATGGAGGCCATGCGGAGACAG GCTAACCTACTTGGAGACAAAGTTCCACCTGCTTTTGCTATCATTGCTCGTGCTGTTAGAGCTGACCGCAAGCTGGGATACCAGATTGCTGGTTACTTGGACAAGTCTACTCCAAGAGTACAGTTTGTGTTTGCCTCTATTTCTGCAAGTGACAAATGGAAAATATGTGCTGATGCTATACTTCCAAGCAAGCATAAAATCGCT GCCAGGTTTGCTATTGGTGAGCAGTGCCAGGAATATTCTGTAACTGTTAAGGCTGAAACTGGCCTGCATGAGTCACATCCTGCTGCTCGTTTTGAATTTGAGTGGAACAGAGTACCAGGAATCCTAACTATCGCTCTGCCCTCTTATAAGAG AGTAAGGGAGTACATCTCAATAGTAGCTCCCCTGGCTGGAGTTGATGCTCAAAGAGCCAATAATAAGGAGAAAGAGATCAGCCTTATTGTTTCTCTACCCACTCAAAAGTCTCTCAACATTCTCCTGAGGATTCCAGAG ATTACATTGTCAAAGCAAGATCTGTTTCTTTCTGATGCCCTGCCCATTGAAAAGGATGGAACCATTCCAGCTCTCAAGAACATGGACATTCGGGTCATTATTCAGAACTGGATAAATGATAATCGAAAGAATTGA